Proteins from a single region of Tachysurus vachellii isolate PV-2020 chromosome 15, HZAU_Pvac_v1, whole genome shotgun sequence:
- the LOC132858063 gene encoding calpain small subunit 1-like gives MFSAKRLIGGLLDVVSNIDPSQFVPSAPPPARRPLTNYASANESDEDRQFRKVFQQLAGDDMEVSPNELMSILNKILTKHADLKTDGFSIESCRSMVAVMDSDSSGKLGFTEFKYLWNNIKRWQAIYKTYDADRSGTIGANELPAAFKAAGFPLTDNLFQMIIRRYSDESGNMDFDNYIGCLVRLDAMCRAFKTLDKNNSGTVSVNIKEWLQLTMYS, from the exons ATGTTTTCTGCCAAACGGCTAATAGGAGGCCTACTCGATGTTGTGAG CAATATTGATCCCTCCCAGTTTGTTCCTTCTGCTCCA CCTCCTGCACGAAGACCCTTAACAAATTATGCGTCTGCGAATGAGAGCGATGAGGACAGACAGTTCCGTAAAGTTTTCCAACAGCTTGCCGGAGAT GACATGGAAGTTAGCCCTAATGAGCTGATGAGCATTCTCAACAAGATACTGACCAAGC ATGCTGACTTAAAGACTGATGGTTTCTCAATTGAGTCTTGCAGGAGCATGGTGGCAGTAATGGAT AGTGACAGTTCTGGAAAATTGGGCTTTACAGAATTCAAATACCTGTGGAACAATATAAAGAGATGGCAG GCCATCTATAAGACGTATGATGCAGATCGCTCTGGAACAATTGGGGCCAATGAGTTGCCCGCAGCTTTCAAAGCAGCAG GTTTTCCTCTTACTGATAATCTCTTCCAGATGATCATTCGCAGATATAGCGATGAAAGCGGCAACATGGACTTTGACAATTATATCGGGTGTCTGGTGCGACTGGATGCAATGTGCC GTGCTTTTAAGACGCTTGACAAGAACAATTCAGGAACTGTCAGTGTCAACATAAAAGAG TGGCTTCAGTTGACTATGTACTCTTAA
- the LOC132858062 gene encoding calpain small subunit 1-like, translated as MFSAKRLIGGLLDVVSNIDPSQFVPSAPPPARRPLTNVQASADESDEDRQFRKVFAQIAGEDMEVSPNELMSVLNRILTKHADLKTDGFSIESCRSMVAIMDTDNSGKLGFTEFKYLWNNIKRWQAIYKTYDADHSGTIGASELPAAFKAAGFPLTDNLYQMIIRRYSDESGNMDFDNYIGCLVRLDAMCRAFKTLDKNSTGTVSVNIKEWLQLTMYS; from the exons ATGTTTTCTGCCAAACGGTTAATAGGAGGCCTATTGGATGTTGTGAG CAATATTGATCCCTCCCAGTTTGTTCCTTCTGCTCCA CCTCCTGCACGAAGACCCTTAACAAATGTCCAGGCATCTGCGGATGAGAGCGATGAGGACAGACAGTTCCGTAAAGTTTTCGCACAGATCGCCGGAGAG GACATGGAAGTTAGCCCTAATGAGCTGATGAGCGTTCTCAACAGGATTCTGACCAAGC ATGCTGACCTAAAGACTGATGGTTTCTCAATTGAGTCTTGCAGGAGCATGGTGGCAATAATGGAT ACTGACAATTCTGGAAAGTTGGGCTTTACAGAATTCAAATACCTGTGGAACAATATAAAGAGATGGCAG GCCATCTATAAGACGTATGATGCAGATCACTCTGGAACGATTGGGGCCAGTGAGCTGCCCGCAGCTTTCAAAGCAGCAG GTTTTCCTCTTACTGATAATCTCTACCAGATGATTATTCGCAGGTATAGCGATGAAAGCGGCAACATGGACTTTGACAATTATATCGGGTGTCTGGTGCGACTGGATGCAATGTGCC GTGCTTTTAAGACGCTTGACAAGAACAGTACAGGAACTGTCAGTGTCAACATTAAGGAG TGGCTTCAGCTGACTATGTACTCTTAA